One Salvia splendens isolate huo1 chromosome 1, SspV2, whole genome shotgun sequence genomic window, ACCCTTACACTGTTACACATATAAATACATTCAATAAATCTTATAAAATGTATAACGTGGTCATGaaaattggataattatccaTAAAATTTTAAGGATTTGGcccaattttgatttatttaatgCTTATCAATTTTTGTATCATAGATTAAGAATCACTCTATCaatctttttaatttttctactCGCCATAACTGTAGAAAATTGCACATGGACAAAACATACGTCGAGGTAGACAACAattctttaaataaaataagtactattctttttattgaaaaaataatcaaatatcgAGCTTGCGGATCAATTTTGTTCGAGGGTATTCTGATCGAGATTATGGTATttccacaaattttaaaattagtctaaaataaaatatcacaaactttacttTCTGCTTGTTATTTTCTAGCTCAGCCCAAATAAAATATCTTCGGCGAATAACTTTTTTTACATGTACAACCGTGAgatgtttatgatattttaaaccacTTTTTAAATTCATGTCAAGTAGGATAAAATATCATGTAGAAAACCACGTTGATTTAGTAGTGTCAAGTAGTATAAAAAAAACACGTAAGTTAGTCGTATATATCGATTGATATGCtatgggaaataacaaacaaaatataaactttGTGAGTattttaggccatccgcaatggggcggacgatggcacgcccgatgccgcgcatcgtccgcgcccgccatcgtccgtcccattgcgggtgcgtgacatcGGCCGCGCCATCGTCtgccccactgtgggctacgcggacgatggtcgcggacgatgacacgcgtttttgattttctatttaaatctcgtttctcattcatttgtacatatgagcatatcgactatctctttacatattctctctcaacatccaaccaaaatgaatctcggcgacgacaccaatagttctagttcgtctgagtccagtagttcgacgtcagaagcattagatgcagccgttgaagaggccatggcggcatgctatgcggcaatgcagcgcgaggaggaggcggcgacagcggcggctgagcaagtccataggCATATTCGACATAggcgctgagtttgcgttttttttaattcgcattgtaatgtattaatttttattaaatgaaatgaagtttttgaaattcgtattttaatttattagtttttaaaatttgtatggatttttgtaaataataaaaaatgatgatgtggcgcgccatagggcgcgcctcagagcgccccactgcaggtggggaggtaggaggataaaactgatgacgtggcgcgccatagggcgccccactgctgatgcccttagactaattttaaagttggtGGCAAATACTAAAATTTGGCCAAAGTACATAATTTTAGGGACTAGTATCTTttaaggaaaaaagaaaaagaggatTGAGGCGAAAATAATAGCGGAGCTTCAATAGTTAGTTGTGGACCTAATGAATAGATGTGAAACTTGAAGGACTCATGTGCAAAATGTGAAAGTTCGCTCAAGTTAGTTGAAAAGATCCGTTGAAGCGGTTGCTTAAAGTCGGTTTGAAATGCATGGAGCGGAAGTATAATAGAGGTGCAGTTAACAGGAGAGATTAAGTGAGATTGATCGATTGAAAGAGAAAGAACACTATCTTTGTGAAGCTGTGGCAGTTGTGTGTGAGAGTGATTGTCAGCAGCTTCAATTCTTCGCCACGCCCACACCTACCAGAAATCTGCCGCCGCGATCGCCGTTTCAAATTAACACAAGGCCTGTTTTCACTATTTTTTATCTGCGGAATTGTTTTCTTGATTGGATTGTCTGTTTCTGCTGTTCGTTGATATGAAATGCTACATTTTCTTCGAGTTGTTGATGCTCGAATTTGCAAAAATATACTGAAATTGTTATAGtctacttttctttatgttAATTGTTTACAGTAACTTTTAAGTAGAGTATGTTTTTCTAGTATTTCCTTGCTTCAGATAATTCAAGAACAACATCTTgtattcctttttttaaaaatagatatATAGGTTTTCTTGAGGCAGTGATGTCCTATTAGGTGGAGTAACTTTGGTTTTCCTTTTCTTGTTTTCATAGGTGGGGAGAAGAATGGCTTGCTTTTATGCCTCATAAGATTGATGAACAGTAGAGATGGGTGATACGAAAGGTGTCCCACAGATTCCACCTAATGCAAATGTTAATGTAGAAAATGGAAATACAAAGGTGCTTGTAGGAGAATTACATTGGTGGACAAGAGATTTGGATATTGAAAGTGTGGTGATTCAGTATGGGAGAGTGAAGGAGATAAGGTTTTTTGGTGAATGGGTGAATGGTAAGTCGAAAGGTTATTGCCAAGTTGAATTTTATGATTCTGCTGCAGCCTCTGCTTGCAAGGATGGTATGAATGGTCACATTTTTTACGGGAGAGCTTGTGTGGTGGAGTTTGTCACCCCACAGACCATAAGACAAATGGAAGCTTCTTACATGAACAGGACTTATGGCCAGGCTCAgcttcaacctcaacctcaacctcaacctcaactgCAAGGAAGGAATCTTGTTATTGAGGCCAATTATTCAAGTGGAGGAGACACAGGGAGAAATTTTGGAGGATCACGAGCACCATACATGGGTCGAGGAGGGATTACTGGCCCTCGTTTCGGTATGATGCCTCCTCAGGGCATGATGGGCCGTGGAACTGGTTACCGAGGCTTCTCAGGTCCTGGTGGTTTCCGAGGGATGCTTCCTGGAGTGGTCAACCCAGCTTTTTTTGGTCAAGGAATGAATCCCAATGGAATGAACATAAACATGAACATGAACATGAACATGAGAATTGGTACTGGAGCTCGTTCAGGAATGTGGAATGATAGAAACATGGGTGGACATGGCAGAGGGTCTAGTAATGCCTCAGAATATGGGCCTCCTGGAGTGGCTCCTCTTGGAATGCCTGGAACTCATCCGGGGATGTGGAATGCAATTACAAACATGGGTGGTTGGGGAGGGGAAGAAGTTGGGAGAGATCAGTCTAGTTATGGTGGAGAGGCAAGTCATGAGGAAGGTGTAAGGTCTAGTGCTCCGCATAGGGAGGAGAGGGACTCCAGACgcagagaagaagagaaggatgGTAATCGAGATAAAGGACAGTCTTCGAGATCCCGTAGCAGGTCTCGATCTAGGGATGCTGATCGTGGGAAACAGAGACACATGCCATCTGAATGACAGCCCTTTCTTGTTTTATGTTGGCCTCCTGCTTCAAAGAAGTTACTGGAAAGAACCGCATTGGTTTTGTTTTAAGTCAGCTTAATTCAACTCACTTTCATGCTATGGCTATGGCTATGGCTATTACTTTGTGCTATAAACTTCACTGCCTTAGTATTCTTCTATTGCAAAAGCAGTTTTCACCTTCTTTCCATTGCACTTGTTTTTCTTTCTCAAGCCTTATGACCAAATTTATAGAATGCCTAGTATGTGTGATGCATGTGATTACTTGATAATATGAATACAACATGTATGTTTACTAACTTCAGATTTCTAtcaatatatttttcattttcctcATTTTACTTACAAAAATGGAAGGTGTGAATGATGAAATAACTGGAAGTGATTTCTAAATGAAACGACAAAACAAAGTAACTGATTATTTGGTCGCATATTTAGCTAATATAGTATTTTCTTTAAGTCTAGGATTCACCTATAGCTCAAACCTAGAGTTGGTTTCTGAGGCCTTTGTCTGTGTTTCTCATGTCTTCAGTTCAACACAAGGAAATTTATGGTTAATTTCAGAAGACAGATTAAAGGCCAGTTGTAAGCTTGCTGTAACATTTGCTATACACCAATCAAtaaatattcttttaattggaAAATATTACTGCCAGTTAATATCCATCAAGTGTAAGAACTCACTCCTGGATGCTTGTAGTTTCTTCTGGTTTCCTTGAAATGTTCCAGATTGTGCGATTTAGTCTCAATTTTGTATGCTGCATCTGTTCtctttgtttgtgtttgtgtttgtgtttgtgtttttgtggtttgaaaataaaaatgtgtCTGTTGAGctcttgttttaatttttaggcCCTATTTTAGCATGATACGGCTTCAGTTACTCAATCATTCGTTGTTATTGACCAAGGATTTTTTCGGGAAGAATTAGTGTTCATGTGTATTAGTTTTAGATGATGTGGGTGATTAAAGTAAACAAAACACCTCTTCTATCTAATCTGTTCGTTCATTTCGGTCTGCAATCCGTTTCCACGAAAGTGATCCATCCATCTTAAAATTATGTTCTAAATCCGTCATTAATCGTTTATCGCTTGACTCATCACTATCCCTTTAAATCACCTATCGCTTTTTGCTATTGTTATCATGCATATAATTTTTTGTGTATTTGGAAATGAACATAACAAACTATTGGGCAATTTGTTGAAAGATTGATTTCATAATGAATTCGGAATGGATCCTCTATTTTTGGTATATTGAATTACATCTTTAAATACAAGCATTCAAGCCTTTCACCAAAATCTCATCAATAATAAATGCAACGCATCACAcataaaacaatttaaatgtCAATGATGGATTTAATTACGGATTCAATTCACTAATCTTTCATAATTTGGGATCGAGGCATGCGTATTCTTCGTAATAAGGGATTTCTGATATTTTAGCTTATTTATGTgctttttaaatattatttcccTCTAACCATTTATCAATCGTCTAAATTACCCCTTTCAAATTTTTACcaaaattctataaaaaaatatagatccAACCGTTTCTAAATAGGATTTGTCcaacttttttttccttcttttccaTATATTTACGTGAACAATTATCACTAAATTGGCTTTCTTGGAGTCAGCTTCTTAGATTTTCGTAAATATTTTTACTGTATTTCTTCTAGGTTTATGCTTTCCGCTACCTCTATGCTGCAATTTACTTggcataaatttttttatactaaTGAGAAAGAGATTAAGCATATCCTCTAGTAAGTCTTCACATTCCTTCATATCCTGAAGATGACCACGCTCAGTAGCCTCCTTAATCATCTCGTTCCATTTATGGTCAGTCGTGTTGAAAAATGGATCAGACGACCTTTTCTCCATCACATAATCCCTGGCCTTGCATAGATCTTCAATTTCATCATCAGCTTCGAGAGCATCCTCCAAATCTGATTCAAAATCTTCATTTTTAGGTAAAAATTTAAAGAGGATAATTTAGACAATTGATAAATAGTTAGAgggaattaatatttaaaaagcACATAAATAAGCTAAAATATCAGAAATCCCTTATTACGAAAAATACGCATGCCTCGATCCTAAATTATGAAAGGTCAGCAAATTGAATCCCTAACTACGAAAGGTCAGCCAATTtaaacccttattccgaaatttctctttaAAGTGTTCCTTGATAATTAATACTCCTCCTTTCCAATTTTCATCAATGAAACATAGACCACATTAAGAAACCAAAGTACAATAATCACGGGATTAGcacaaatataaatacaattaattcaataaaactcaaACTCGAACCAAATCAAAGCCCCGACGTAAACGGCACATTCGTCGCCGGCAGCCAAGAATCCGCGGCAATGAACCTCCCCGGCGCGAACTGCGCGGCCACAGAGGCGCTCGTGATCACACGATAGCCCCTCCAATCAACCCGGTTCGCGGTGGATGACCCGGGACCCGTATTCGCATACTCGGCATAATACAACGTATTCAACGCGAAGCTCCCGCTCCACGGCATCCAACCCGCCGGGTTGATCAGCCCGTCCAGCGAGGTCTTCATGAAGACCGTGCGCGAATACTCCTTCCACGGCCGGCCCAGGTAGGTCCGGACGGATCCCTGGACGGGTCGGAGGTCCGGGGCGGCCGTGACCCGCGAGTTGTGGATTATAATGCCCGTGTTCTGGTTCGGGTCGGTCCGGCCCTGGGCGGTGATGGTGTTGGTCCGGTTGGGCGGGTCGCGCGGGTAGATGTTGCAGTTCTGAAGCACCACGGCCGCGTTGCCGAAGATGAAGTCTACGGTGCCGTAGATGTCGCAGTTGCGGTAGAATTGGCGCTGGGAGTGGACGTAGAGGGTGTCTTGGTACCCCTCGAAGCTGCATTGGTAGAACACGGATAGGTCCGACCCGGAACGCAGCGCCACGGCCTGGTGGTTCCGCGCGCCCGCCGTGTTCCGGAACGTGATGCCCCGGGCGATGAAGCCGTCTCCCACAGCAGCTGTGGTTGTTCCAATTTGGTTAATAAAGTTTTAGTTAACTAAAATTACGTACATATTTTACAAAAAATCTAGTCGTTACATGGAAATAGACTATTTggagataaagtaaaagaaataagaaaaaatggttgaaataGTATAGTGGATGGTGGAAcctataaatgataaagtaaatgagaaaatgaaaatattttcataaataaatgtGAACTATTATTATGAATTTATGGAACGTTTCATGCTTGTTTCTATGTCTATTATGGGATGAGGGAgtaattttgatttgtttgtgAATACAATTTTGCATGACTTAGATGTATGTCATGCTTATTTATGTGTTTATGAATATGATGTTTTTCTAGAAGACAAAACGCGATGTAAAGGATCCAAATAATTTATTTCTATGAGCCATGAAAAGTGTTATTTTCGGACATCAGAAAATGTACAATTAAGTTTGAAAAAGTAAATCCAACGCATTATTCATATCCTCGCCGTTTTTCAAATGCttcattattttttcataaGAAAAATAGTAAAGAATAATTAGACTGGATGTATTAAATGTGTTATATACGATATCCTCCTTCTACAAGCAACTCAATATTAATCTAATGTTAGAAATATTCGGGTCGTTATATACTTGATAGTTGATATCATTGTCCTActatcaactcaaacaaatcaAGCATTACTATCAACTCAAAAAAATCAACCATATAAACATACTggatttagtaaaaaaaattaacgatATATGCACAATGCATAGATATGTTGGTACAAGAATAATTTTGGTTCTTGGTATGCATGCACTCACTCATCACACATAAAAGTCacattatttccattttagagtCTCAATTTCCAATTGCATCCACGACACATAAATCACCTAAACCAACTCAATTATATGCAATTAAATGACTCACCAACCGTAGCCGATTTGAAGGTGGTGGAGCCGCCGTCGACGCTTCTACTTCCGGTGATAATAGTCCTCCCAATTCCATCCCCCAACAACATAACATTCCTCACACCCTTCCCAATCTCCACATTCTCCCTATAAGTCCCCGCCTTCACATAAATCACATACCTCCCATTCCCCGACCGCCTCCCCGCAGCCGCCACAGCGGCCGCCACCGTCTTAAAATTCCCCGACCCATCCAACGCCACCACAACGTTTGCCCTAGGGTTAGATGACTGCAGAAGCTTCCGGTCCCCGGGCCGGACCCACCTCGGAAACCCCTCTTTATAACCATTCACACTAGTACTAGAATTAGAAACCCCCTTGTTCAAAGCTAGGGTATTGCTAAGCAACAAACTCACATTGTTGGACATGATGGGGAAGTTGGTGTAGTAGTCATTGATGCCGAAATCCGCGAAGCCGGAGACGCACGTGTCTAAATTGGTGAGCGCCGTGCTCAGCCACGTCTGCACGTCGGTGGCTGTGCACTTGGTGCTTGGGTCAACGATCTTGTTGAGCGCGTGGATGGTTTCCTCGTAGAGGTCCACGCAGTCGGCCCAGGCCGCCCGCTCTCGGCCTGAACGACAGTTCGGGCCGAGATGATAGAGGCCGCTCTGCGCATGCATGCAGCGGTCCAGGGCAAGCTGggccgagaggcggaggaagtcCGGCTTTCCGTTTATGGAAACGTTGTATTTAGGGTTGTGTGCGAGGAAATACTCGCATGGTTTCGGGTGTGGTGTTTGGCTGCACCATGATTTcacggcggaggaggaggcggagatGGCCGGAGAAGCCGACAAAAATGATAGGAGGAATATGAGTACTAGGATTTTTATTGTTGCCATTgttgatgtgtgtgtgtgtggtttTTTTTGTGTGTAGGGTTCTAATTGTGTTGGTAGTGTTTAAATAGGGAGAGGGAGATTGAGAATTTGATGAGCCATGGAGTACCTAACTAGTTGAATTATGAGGTTGATGGATTGAAAATGGGGTTTTTTGTGTGTTTATGGATAGACTAGTGACTAATCATGGATTTCTTCAATATATGTTTATCCGGTttgatattagtataatttgtATGAaagttgaccttgaagaatTGGAATAAATTTGGTGAGGCATGTAACGCGTACACGAATATCTAACTGGCTACCtgagattttaattagagattTTAATTAGATTATTTATGGACTATGGTGCATATAATTGGTTAAATTTGATGTTGATTGACTAGATAAAATTTGTACGTAATTGCGTGTTCAAAACTCAAAAGCCATGGATGTTGCTGCTGCTTCTACACTTTACAATTGGCGATTAGCTGCTTTTGGACAAGGATTTATACTAGTCAAATCAATCTTTTAAAAATTGGCCTATTAAATAAACCGGTGAAACTATGTGTTCACGGTTTAACTGGTCAGATCGGTTAGATCATCGGTGAATCGAAATACTATTATcaaatagtactccctcagtTCCACGTTAAAAGTTCTATTTTGCCATTTCCGTCTATCgtcttatttctcttttatcataaatggtaagtaggctcTACATTCCACCAATGATTTCACTcgcattttattactataaaactaattactatttcactaacttattcaatccaCTTGTCTTTACATTCATTTCATAAAATCTATGTGTAAAccaaataagactcttattagAGGACGAGTGAgtataaaatagtaaaatttaaatataatggatgataaataaaatttaaatatgtacAGTAAAAGATAAATATAACTAGTTATataatacttataaatttaatgAATAAGGTATAATTTAAACATAAAcgataattaaatattataaataaaatattacattttgtgacatataaaatataattataaaataattaatattgagtatagttaaaatataataattgataaataaaattaatcatatactagtattaagcataaaatatagtacaaacattttatgtataattatattcaAATATATAAGATGTAcataataaaatacaaaattttaatggGTAGTTTGATTCAGTAAATTATAGATATAATAAAAGTTTTTTTAatagataatatatatacttaaatatattttacataaaatattaaattaatttatttatttataataatataaaataattaaataataattatacatGGCATATATAACTAATATTTATCGTTTTTATATAAGAATAATTAAAGTTCATGTTATTTAGGAAAAAAAGTAGTGTAGTTGTTGAGGAGCCTTATATGTGTACAATAGGTCTAGCGATCGTTTCCCACGAGTTACAAATTTTTGGTCAAAAGCTTAAAAATCAAAAACAAAGTGCAACCAGTTTCCGGTTTCCGTCCCAACCAGCTGGCTCTCCCCGGTTCAAAACAGTCCAACTCCCTAGCGGTTTTATAGCATGAATCAAACTAGACCAAGAAACAGTTCGCAGCCAAACAGTCGGTCCGGTCCGATTTTATAAAATACTAAGTCGAATGGATTTATTGAAGTACTGCAACAGTGCAAATAGGAATGTACACTTTTTAACACAACAGAGATACATACGAAATTATGAATTTGTGTCAAATCTCATCATATTATCTCCTTATTGAAtttataggagtactatttgAATTGAATGGTAAGTGCAAATAGCTACTCCTATAATATTAGCAGTAGTTTTTTCAAAACTTTATAAGCAACATACTGCATCCATCTACTATTAATAGACAacttttaatgtgaaattagtaaagttaaaaataaataaataaaaattgggaATATTATTAGTAGATAAAAGAATTTACCTATTtgccaattttttttactaaagtTGCTAATTTTTGTGAATGatctcataaataaataaaaacatgactattttttgtgaacaGAGATTCAAGGTTATTTCTCTCggctaattaaattataacatCATATTActtaatgaataataaatactaTATTGGGTTGTTACCAATTATTGAATGACCATCAAGACTTACAATTTGTATATGAATTCAACGAATACAGTGAAAATTACTATACTTATTTTGCATACGCAACGGCACCATAAAGCTTCATCaacttctaattttttttttatcttcatGGAAATTAATCGAGAAAAGCGTGAGTGACGTGACGCCATCCTAACTAATTGcagttaatttattattaagCAATTTTGTTTCTTTAGCTTCTTAGTTGGTGGTTAATTAGGGGGGCAAAAATTACGTTAAACATATCTTGTtatgttttaattattaattaatttagtaatACTAATTGTAAGcatataaaagaaataaagaaaatggaATTTCAACCATTGGTAATATTATTTGTTCTCATAATAAAGGCGAGAGATTATCAAATTCGCCAGTGCCACTATGGCGTATACGACTTACGTACTACCTAGTTCATTAAAACAGTCTGACTaaagaattttgaaaaaaaaaagaaatttgactattaacaaatcaatttgatctcttaaattgaaatatatatCCACCGAGTATGGTTTGAAACAATGACGAACCTAGATTGAAACTCGTGATTGGACACGTGAGTAAATAAGGTCTTGCTAGTGTTAAAAGGCAAAGACGATGCAACAACCTCACTAAAAATGGATGACAGACGAAAAATGAAAGTTGGCCACGACCTTCAAAAGTCGGAGCGAAGTTACTGCAATCATTGTGTCGAGTCGACCTCATCTACGTCTTAAAAAGCAATTATATGATGTAGAGGAACACACGTTACATGCGTAGTcgaaattaaaaagaaataaaaacaatatgAATATACATTAAGACATGATTGGTAATTGGTAGAGCCATAATATAATCATATAACAATAAAGACAGCGCGTgattcattaaaaatatatcATTCAACTTTCagatattaaatat contains:
- the LOC121804021 gene encoding cleavage and polyadenylation specificity factor subunit 6-like, which encodes MGDTKGVPQIPPNANVNVENGNTKVLVGELHWWTRDLDIESVVIQYGRVKEIRFFGEWVNGKSKGYCQVEFYDSAAASACKDGMNGHIFYGRACVVEFVTPQTIRQMEASYMNRTYGQAQLQPQPQPQPQLQGRNLVIEANYSSGGDTGRNFGGSRAPYMGRGGITGPRFGMMPPQGMMGRGTGYRGFSGPGGFRGMLPGVVNPAFFGQGMNPNGMNINMNMNMNMRIGTGARSGMWNDRNMGGHGRGSSNASEYGPPGVAPLGMPGTHPGMWNAITNMGGWGGEEVGRDQSSYGGEASHEEGVRSSAPHREERDSRRREEEKDGNRDKGQSSRSRSRSRSRDADRGKQRHMPSE
- the LOC121809265 gene encoding pectinesterase 2-like, which gives rise to MATIKILVLIFLLSFLSASPAISASSSAVKSWCSQTPHPKPCEYFLAHNPKYNVSINGKPDFLRLSAQLALDRCMHAQSGLYHLGPNCRSGRERAAWADCVDLYEETIHALNKIVDPSTKCTATDVQTWLSTALTNLDTCVSGFADFGINDYYTNFPIMSNNVSLLLSNTLALNKGVSNSSTSVNGYKEGFPRWVRPGDRKLLQSSNPRANVVVALDGSGNFKTVAAAVAAAGRRSGNGRYVIYVKAGTYRENVEIGKGVRNVMLLGDGIGRTIITGSRSVDGGSTTFKSATVAAVGDGFIARGITFRNTAGARNHQAVALRSGSDLSVFYQCSFEGYQDTLYVHSQRQFYRNCDIYGTVDFIFGNAAVVLQNCNIYPRDPPNRTNTITAQGRTDPNQNTGIIIHNSRVTAAPDLRPVQGSVRTYLGRPWKEYSRTVFMKTSLDGLINPAGWMPWSGSFALNTLYYAEYANTGPGSSTANRVDWRGYRVITSASVAAQFAPGRFIAADSWLPATNVPFTSGL